The proteins below come from a single Agromyces flavus genomic window:
- a CDS encoding ABC transporter ATP-binding protein encodes MLEPTAPAQPGEPEAATIVEPVAEPATASVVAPESKPESVPEAAPAPEAAPERAPVAVPVPESAPEPESAPEPESAPEPAEAAEPAPRGEDGSNPAVARVVTAAVAGAAASAAQPPAAERAVAEPVTPDPVLAAPLPAPAAPAAADDDRPADEDRVVADDRAVGAERGVAVIPVTSPKTAPRKKRTLRVARPAPPADAPRVLTIEGLVKRYGDTTAVDGITLDVRAGSFYGIVGPNGAGKTTTLSMVTGLLRPDGGAVHIHGVDVWKQPHAAKRITGVLPDRLRLFDRLTGSELLYYSGSLRGLDHATVLERSADLAAAFGLEDALDRLVADYSAGMTKKIALACAMIHSPRVLVLDEPFESVDPVSAANLTDILERYVGGGGTVLLSSHGMDLIERVCDSAAIIVGGRVLAAGTLDEVRGGQTLEDRFVELAGGRKAAEGMEWLHSFSD; translated from the coding sequence GTGCTCGAGCCGACTGCGCCTGCGCAGCCGGGGGAGCCCGAGGCCGCCACCATCGTCGAGCCGGTCGCCGAGCCGGCGACCGCATCCGTGGTCGCTCCGGAATCGAAGCCCGAATCCGTTCCCGAGGCGGCTCCCGCGCCCGAGGCCGCTCCGGAGCGTGCGCCGGTCGCGGTGCCCGTGCCCGAATCGGCGCCCGAGCCTGAATCGGCGCCCGAGCCTGAATCGGCGCCCGAGCCGGCCGAAGCGGCCGAGCCCGCGCCCCGAGGCGAAGACGGCTCGAATCCGGCCGTGGCCCGCGTCGTCACTGCGGCGGTCGCCGGCGCCGCAGCGTCGGCAGCGCAGCCGCCCGCCGCCGAGCGCGCCGTCGCCGAACCCGTGACTCCCGATCCGGTCCTCGCCGCGCCCCTTCCCGCCCCGGCCGCACCCGCGGCCGCCGACGATGACCGGCCCGCCGATGAAGACCGCGTCGTCGCCGACGACCGTGCCGTCGGCGCCGAGCGCGGGGTCGCCGTGATCCCGGTCACATCGCCGAAGACCGCGCCGCGCAAGAAGCGCACGCTGCGCGTCGCACGCCCGGCACCGCCCGCCGACGCGCCCCGCGTGCTGACGATCGAAGGTCTCGTCAAGCGCTACGGCGACACCACGGCCGTCGACGGCATCACGCTCGACGTGCGCGCCGGCTCGTTCTACGGCATCGTCGGCCCCAACGGCGCGGGCAAGACGACGACGCTCTCGATGGTGACCGGCCTGCTCCGCCCCGACGGCGGCGCGGTGCACATCCACGGCGTGGACGTCTGGAAGCAGCCGCACGCGGCGAAGCGGATCACGGGCGTGCTGCCCGACCGGCTGCGCCTGTTCGACCGCCTCACGGGTTCCGAACTGCTCTACTACTCGGGTTCGCTGCGCGGCCTCGACCACGCGACCGTGCTCGAGCGGAGCGCCGACCTCGCCGCCGCGTTCGGCCTCGAGGACGCGCTCGACCGCCTCGTCGCCGACTACTCCGCCGGCATGACGAAGAAGATCGCGCTCGCGTGCGCGATGATCCACTCGCCGCGCGTGCTCGTCCTCGACGAGCCGTTCGAGTCGGTCGACCCCGTCTCGGCGGCCAACCTCACCGACATCCTCGAGCGGTACGTCGGCGGCGGCGGCACCGTCCTGCTCTCCAGCCACGGGATGGATCTCATCGAGCGCGTCTGCGACTCGGCAGCGATCATCGTCGGCGGTCGCGTGCTCGCCGCGGGCACGCTCGACGAGGTGCGCGGCGGGCAGACCCTGGAGGACCGATTCGTCGAGCTCGCCGGCGGACGCAAGGCGGCGGAGGGCATGGAATGGTTGCACAGCTTCTCCGACTGA